In one window of Deinococcus sonorensis KR-87 DNA:
- a CDS encoding SDR family NAD(P)-dependent oxidoreductase, whose product MQDQRVALITGANQGIGLQVAHDLAAHGIIVLVGSRDLARGEVAAQRIGEAAHALQIDVTDHASIAAAANRIRTEFGRLDILINNAAISNTGKQEGTSVQEYALLTRPSNVSFEEMRAIWETNVFGVLAVYQAMLPLLREAPAARIVNVSSGAGSLTRNSDPNASTRSSFGPGYPASKTALNALTLAMAIELEHTPIKVNAVTPGFIKTNLNNYAGTGTVEEGAREIVRVALLGPDSPTGTFTDANAATVPW is encoded by the coding sequence ATGCAGGATCAACGCGTCGCCCTCATCACGGGTGCCAACCAGGGCATTGGCCTTCAGGTTGCCCACGACCTCGCGGCTCACGGGATCATCGTGCTCGTCGGTTCACGGGATCTGGCCAGAGGCGAAGTGGCCGCCCAGCGGATCGGTGAAGCCGCTCACGCCCTTCAGATCGACGTGACGGATCACGCCTCGATCGCCGCGGCGGCCAACCGAATCCGAACAGAATTCGGTCGCCTCGACATCCTCATCAACAACGCCGCCATTTCGAACACCGGCAAGCAGGAGGGCACCTCGGTTCAGGAGTACGCGCTGTTGACCCGTCCCAGCAACGTCTCGTTCGAGGAGATGCGCGCGATCTGGGAAACCAACGTCTTCGGGGTCCTGGCGGTGTACCAGGCGATGTTGCCCCTGCTCCGCGAGGCCCCAGCGGCCCGCATCGTCAACGTCTCCAGCGGCGCAGGCTCCCTCACCAGAAACTCCGACCCGAATGCGTCCACGCGCTCCAGCTTCGGTCCCGGCTACCCGGCATCCAAGACCGCGCTGAATGCCCTGACACTCGCGATGGCGATCGAACTGGAACACACCCCCATCAAGGTCAATGCCGTGACGCCCGGCTTTATCAAAACGAACCTCAACAACTATGCCGGAACGGGAACAGTCGAGGAGGGCGCCCGTGAAATCGTGCGCGTGGCACTGCTGGGTCCGGACAGCCCCACCGGCACCTTCACGGATGCCAACGCGGCCACCGTCCCCTGGTGA